One Fusarium falciforme chromosome 1, complete sequence genomic window carries:
- a CDS encoding Ribosome production factor 2-like protein, whose amino-acid sequence MLRQVKPRNARSKRAVEKRESKVNENPKTCLFLRGTTCSQIVQDALNDLHQMRQPLAKKFTKKNAIHPFDDAASLEFFSEKNDASLLLFGSSQKKRPHTLTFIRTFGYKTLDMLELYLDPESFRTIAQFKTKKFAIGLRPMLLFAGTAFESPVSNEFTLAKSMFIDFFKGETSDKIDVEGLQYIVSISAEESTGEGDAKPAIHLRVYTISTKRSGQRLPRVEVEEIGPRMDFRVGRIREADESMLKEAMKKPRGTEERTKKNITTDAMGDKIGRVHLGKQDLSELQLRKMKGLKRSRKEKEEEEEDVVEEEEEDAKRVKQ is encoded by the exons ATGCTCCGCCAAGT CAAACCCCGCAATGCCCGCTCCAAGCGGGCGGTCGAGAAGCGCGAGTCCAAGGTCAACGAGAACCCCAAGACGTGCCTCTTCCTCCGCGGAACGACGTGCTCGCAGATTGTCCAGGACGCCCTCAACGACCTGCACCAGATGCGCCAGCCGCTGGCAAAGAAGTTCACCAAGAAGAACGCCATCCACCCCTTCGACGATGCCGCGTCGCTCGAGTTCTTCTCGGAGAAGAACGACGCCAGCCTGCTCCTCTTTGGCAGCAGCCAGAAGAAGCGCCCGCACACCTTGACCTTTATCCGCACCTTTGGGTACAAGACCCTCGACATGCTCGAGCTCTACCTCGACCCCGAGAGCTTCCGCACCATTGCCCAGTTCAAGACGAAAAAGTTCGCCATCGGCCTGCGCCCCATGTTGCTGTTTGCCGGCACTGCCTTTGAGAGCCCCGTCTCCAACGAGTTCACCCTCGCAAAGAGCATGTTCATCGACTTCTTCAAGGGTGAGACTAGCGACAAGATTGACGTTGAGGGTCTCCAGTACATCGTCTCCATCAGCGCCGAGGAGAGCACCGGCGAAGGCGACGCTAAGCCCGCCATCCACCTGCGTGTCTACACCATCAGCACCAAGCGAAGCGGCCAGCGCCTTCCGcgcgtcgaggtcgaggagatTGGCCCCCGCATGGACTTCCGCGTCGGCCGCATCCGTGAGGCCGATGAGTCGatgctcaaggaggccatgAAGAAGCCCCGCGGCACCGAGGAGCGCACCAAGAAGAACATCACGACCGATGCTATGGGTGACAAGATTGGTCGCGTGCACCTGGGCAAGCAGGACCTGAGCGAGCTGCAGCTCCGCAAGATGAAGGGCCTGAAGCGCAGccgcaaggagaaggaggaggaggaagaggacgtggtcgaggaggaggaggaggatgccaagAGGGTAAAGCAATAG
- a CDS encoding BHLH domain-containing protein produces MDAHSQQRPPAPKSAGLTNILNSEHASASAPNGPPHMRDSGFYSNADASSKHTSAASFNVNGLSPSGSGYQSSSQDKTPSPIASNMVPHALVSPSTTNMSVAAMVSPSTPGNLDPRRDRPTSIESNGTGPVMGETLAPGMSGLRRESVDSRINQGFSDMRLGNSPYTSNNPSTTSIQSTLHTQRNPHHLSVHRISNGYQPSAERNPEPKTIKTAPAITGPATGHIARAAEPTKGQAWAFPEEEIQRVGAPQYNDSRRSSITESVASSQFTTESRLPPGQRRLNEGEFSRMSNASDFLPVHHHSMQHKQLSDLQAEEGNGPTGSQPYSRTPELRVSHKLAERKRRTEMKELFDQLRDLMPQERGSKASKWEILTKAIAEHQRLNDHNRLLQSHYNTAMADNEILRRELNALRMEGVQLRGDINSSSGHPPPPPPAAPHSGPYPSDPYASSTRPELPPIRSLNNGPDSMTGVQYDTPRVNGYRQERY; encoded by the exons ATGGATGCCCATAGCCAGCAACGCCCACCGGCTCCCAAGTCAGCTGGACTCACCAACATCCTTAACAGCGAGCACGCATCAGCTTCCGCTCCTAACGGCCCTCCGCATATGCGAGATTCGGGCTTCTACTCGAATGCAGACGCCTCCAGTAAGC ACACATCTGCAGCCTCTTTCAACGTCAACGGCCTGAGCCCAAGCGGCTCTGGCTATCAATCGTCATCGCAAGACAAGACCCCGTCGCCGATCGCCTCCAACATGGTTCCTCATGCGCTCGTATCGCCCTCGACGACCAACATGAGCGTCGCTGCCATGGTATCCCCCAGCACACCTGGCAACCTCGATCCGCGTCGGGACCGGCCCACCTCGATCGAGTCCAACGGAACTGGCCCTGTGATGGGCGAGACGCTGGCTCCGGGAATGAGCGGCCTGCGACGGGAAAGCGTGGATAGCCGCATTAACCAGGGCTTCAGTGACATGCGACTTGGCAATTCGCCCTATACATCCAACAACCCTTCGACCACATCCATCCAGAGTACCCTTCACACGCAGCGGAACCCGCATCACCTTTCCGTTCATCGCATCTCAAACGGTTACCAGCCCAGCGCAGAGCGAAACCCCGAGCCCAAGACGATCAAGACTGCACCCGCGATTACTGGTCCCGCGACAGGGCACATCGCCCGAGCGGCAGAGCCTACCAAAGGTCAGGCCTGGGCTTTCCCAGAGGAAGAAATCCAACGTGTCGGCGCTCCCCAGTACAATGATTCAAGGCGTAGCAGCATCACCGAGTCGGTCGCCAGCAGCCAATTCACGACCGAGTCGCGCCTACCGCCCGGCCAGCGACGATTGAATGAGGGCGAGTTCTCACGCATGTCCAACGCCTCGGATTTCCTGCCAGTCCACCACCACTCGATGCAGCACAAGCAACTGAGCGATCTCCAAGCAGAGGAAGGCAATGGACCCACCGGCTCCCAGCCCTACAGCAGAACCCCTGAGCTTAGAGTCAGCCACAAGCTGGCAGAACGAAAGAGGAGGACGGAAATGAAGGAGCTGTTCGATCAGCTCCGGGATCTAATGCCACAGGAGCGCGGCTCCAAAGCATCCAAGTGGGAAATCTTGACAAAGG CCATCGCCGAGCACCAGAGACTCAACGATCACAACCGACTTTTGCAGTCGCACTACAACACAGCAATGGCAGACAACGAGATTCTACGTCGAGAACTCAACGCTCTGCGGATGGAGGGAGTGCAGCTACGGGGAGATATCAACTCATCCTCGGgtcaccctcctccaccaccacctgcgGCACCTCACTCTGGACCGTATCCTTCTGACCCCTACGCCAGTTCGACACGGCCGGAGCTGCCGCCTATCCGTTCGCTCAACAACGGACCAGACTCGATGACGGGCGTTCAGTACGATACCCCCCGTGTCAACGGTTACCGCCAGGAGAGGTACTGA
- a CDS encoding Zn(2)-C6 fungal-type domain-containing protein produces the protein MDSFSPLAMRKMDRAAASRQKSCNACVRGKRKCDKKIPRCTRCAAKGLDCVYQRLPPGTSFHDEDIGGGATTASNLSNEVPDFDMGFDINNNLGASSASASTATTTPESLGTNVSSIQLDSPLDFSIIDHLMANDSTAGSELWNLGDYGSSKMDIPPVPAPAPLVLRDMSLLEQAQHCMTDFNPLDVHDKRTRIGFVVDAVSHLYQDFARTRTLPFIHPRLYGSSLPRTMIAAFSAASAYAARTPENKAWVYKLVTDVAKDIHLEGERASTPLEKLARVQALVVLDSIRMFDGDITLRAASEREAPQCLAWLGALEELRAELEGKDDSISSYSREKPPPSWEGWMLLESIRRSLMMGYSYLCVTYILKSQEPPYKIFESPFAFTASKYLWEADSSMNFFRAWQTKPQFRVANMDFRDVWLHAQPGDVDDFTRLMLTAQMGPDAIDNFMHGNISNISVAV, from the exons atggaTTCTTTCAGTCCGCTCGCGATGCGGAAGATGGACCGCGCTGCAGCATCGAGACAAAAGAGCTGCAACGCCTGCGTCAGAGGAAAGCGCAAGTGCGACAAGAAGATCCCGCGGTGCACACGCTGCGCGGCCAAGGGCTTGGACTGCGTATATCAGAGATTGCCACCGGGGACGAGCTTTCACGACGAGGATATCGGAGGCGGAGCGACAACAGCCAGCAACCTGTCAAACGAGGTGCCCGACTTTGATATGGGCTTTgatatcaacaacaacctAGGAGCATCAAGTGCGAGCGCAAgcacggcgacgacgacgcccgAAAGCCTGGGCACAAACGTTTCTTCTATCCAGCTCGACTCTCCCCTCGACTTTTCCATCATCGACCACCTCATGGCCAACGACTCGACGGCCGGGTCCGAGCTGTGGAACCTCGGTGACTATGGCAGCAGCAAGATGGATATTCCACCGgtgccggcgccggcgcccCTCGTGTTGAGGGACATGTCGCTTCTGGAGCAGGCGCAGCACTGCATGACAGACTTTAACCCCCTCGATGTGCACGACAAGCGCACCCGGATAGGCTTTGTGGTTGACGCGGTGAGCCATCTATACCAAGACTTTGCTCGTACGCGCACGCTGCCGTTTATCCATCCACGACTCTACGGCTCAAGCCTCCCGCGGACCATGATAGCGGCGTTTTCAGCAGCGTCAGCATACGCAGCACGCACACCCGAGAACAAGGCGTGGGTGTACAAGCTCGTGACGGACGTGGCCAAGGACATCCACCTCGAAGGCGAGCGGGCGTCGACACccctggagaagctggctCGCGTGCAGGCTCTGGTGGTGCTCGACTCGATCCGCATGTTTGACGGCGACATTACGCTGCGGGcggcgagcgagcgagaggCGCCGCAGTGCCTGGCGTGGCTGGGCGCGCTGGAAGAGCTGAGGGCTGAgctcgagggcaaggacgaTTCGATCTCTTCCTATTCTAGGGAAAAGCCGCCGCCCTCGTGGGAG GGTTGGATGCTCCTCGAAAGCATACGCCGAAGCCTCATGATGGGCTATTCCTACTTGTGTGTGACATATATCCTGAAGTCTCAAGAAC CGCCGTACAAAATCTTCGAGTCCCCGTTCGCCTTTACAGCGTCTAAGTACCTCTGGGAGGCCGACTCGTCCATGAACTTTTTCCGGGCGTGGCAGACCAAGCCGCAGTTCCGCGTGGCAAACATGGACTTTAGAGACGTGTGGCTGCATGCGCAGCCCGGGGACGTGGACGACTTTACGAGG